ATATCGACTTAAATTGGTGAAATTCGCCTTGCCACACACGACCCATAACGTTACAAACAGACTCGCTAGAAATTGGCCTTGCGGTTTGCGAAACCACCCACTTGATTCAGTAGGCTGTGTACAATATCCATAATGCGATTCATCTCGTGCTTGAGTTGATACTGGCACCTTATCCGATGAATCGCTTTTTGTCGATTTTTACCCCTTTTTTCTCTGGAAAATGTGTCCGGAGTATTGATACATAGAATCGTGGGCCGATCATCTGGGATTGGCTGAACTGCTTGATCGATTGCTCCAAGCGTCTAGTTGTAAAACTGATTAAGACAATCGAAATAATGGCGATTTAGTCATCCCAGACGATCGAATCCTGCGAAATCAATAGCTGAATCGCAATCGCTATTTCATCAAGCTAATTAATGCTTCTAACAACGTCTGATTTTGTTCATCGGTGCCGACGGTGATGCGCAGTTTGTCATCCAAACCGGGCTGTTTAAAATAGCGAACCAGAATGCCCCGATCTTTCAGCGCAAGGTAGAGATCCCCAGCAACAGCACCCGTTGGAGGAGTTGCCAGCACGAAATTACCGTGGGACTCCAGCACGGTGAAACCCAGATTTTTCAGATCGATCGCTAACTGCGCACGGGATGCTTTCACCTTTTCAGCGCAGTCATTTTTGTAGGTTTGGTCACGCATGGCAGCGGCTCCCACCAACGTCGCGATCGCGTCGATGTTATAGCTGTCTTTGACCTTGAATAAGCCCTCTAACAGTTTGGGATTGGCAATCCCAAAGCCCATGCGCAGACCCGCTAAGGAATAGCCCTTAGACAAGGTGCGAAGAATAATCACATTGTCAAATTCCTGCACCAACGGCAGGGCGGAATATTCAGCAAAATCGACGTAGGCTTCATCCACCACCACCACGCCGGAAACCCGCCGCGCTAGTTCCCGAATGTCATCCAGCGGAATGGAGTGGCCGGAGGGACTGTTGGGTGAGGCGAGGAACGTGATGGCTCCGTTGGCCGCAACCAGTTCCTCGATCGGCAGACGGAAATCAGCGGGATAGGGAATCTCCAACACCTCAGCGGGCTGCATCTCCGACAGGGTACGGTAGAGCACATAGGTGGGCATGGGGTAAACCACTTTGCGATCGTGGCCCTCTGCACAGGCTCGGACGAGGATATTCAGCACATCGTCGCTACCATTGCCGACGATGATCCAGTCGCTCGGCACCCCCAGGGCATCGCTGACCGCCTGACAAAATTCGCGGGCAAAGGGATCGGGGTAGCGCCGCAGCCATTCACCATCCAGCTGGTGCAGGACTTCCATGGCCTGGGGCGACGGGGGATAGGGATTTTCGTTGGTGTTGAGTTTAATGATGCGGGTGCCGGGTTTGGGCTGTTCTCCGGGCACGTAGCCCGTCATAGCGTCAACGGCGGGACGAAAGTAACTCATAGATCCTCAAGGGCGCGATCGCGCAGTATTTCCAAGATCGTCCATTGTAAATCAGTGAGTCTATAAATTAGTGAGTCCATAAGACGACTTAATACGAATGGGCTCCCTTTTGGGTACTCTGATCCACAGACAGTTGCTAGAGGGGAAGAAGCTAAACGATGGTGCTCAATTTATTGGCTGTATTCGTTGTATTATTAACGATTTTGATATTCTACTGGGCCTACCAGGCTTATCAAAAAACATGGATGAGCTATACACCCGTTGACTACCTACAGACATCCAAAGAAAATCGATCTCCGTGGCGTTGGCGGCAACCCAGCCCAAAGCTTGGCATTCCCTTTAATACGAGTCATCGTCCCGGTGTTCACGATGAGCCGAATGTTAGTAGCCTCGTATTCCATCCCATCTTTCTGTCGGCTGATGTATTATCACCGCTCTCCGGTATGGCTCTTATCGGTTTTGACCTAGTTCTCATCCTCAATTCGCAGATTTCTGGAAATAACTTTATTTTTGCGTTCTTAATCTATTCTTTTTTATTTTATTTGGGCTTGTATTTTTTTAGATATGGCGATCGTGTTCTGAAAATCAATCTGTATCCAGATCGTCTAGAAATCGTTGCTAAATTTGCAATTGTTTTTACTCGAAAAGCAATCTATAAACGCGATGAGATTATTAGCATCAATAGCAAAATCCAGTCATTCTGGACTCTGGGAAAGGGGCAAACTCAACCCGATTATAAACTCAT
The window above is part of the Alkalinema sp. FACHB-956 genome. Proteins encoded here:
- the hisC gene encoding histidinol-phosphate transaminase, producing MSYFRPAVDAMTGYVPGEQPKPGTRIIKLNTNENPYPPSPQAMEVLHQLDGEWLRRYPDPFAREFCQAVSDALGVPSDWIIVGNGSDDVLNILVRACAEGHDRKVVYPMPTYVLYRTLSEMQPAEVLEIPYPADFRLPIEELVAANGAITFLASPNSPSGHSIPLDDIRELARRVSGVVVVDEAYVDFAEYSALPLVQEFDNVIILRTLSKGYSLAGLRMGFGIANPKLLEGLFKVKDSYNIDAIATLVGAAAMRDQTYKNDCAEKVKASRAQLAIDLKNLGFTVLESHGNFVLATPPTGAVAGDLYLALKDRGILVRYFKQPGLDDKLRITVGTDEQNQTLLEALISLMK